A genomic segment from Ramlibacter agri encodes:
- a CDS encoding DUF4178 domain-containing protein, with protein sequence MASPSRSYTAPCPGCGAPVEFRSAQSAFAVCSYCHSAVVRDGETLSRIGKVAELFEDFSPLQLQARGRWHGQGFTLVGRLQYRGGSGAWTEWHMLFDDGRTGWLAEDNGGYVMAQPYVPQHPLPEPRFLRLDSATAIDGHSWRVAATEQAALVAAQGELPKLPPLNQPFPVVELRSTDNEVLSIDWGSQPPQLALGRPVALEELQLTGLREDSAKELKGGRQFNCPHCGATVDVQLAATSKSITCRSCNAIIDLLQGTGGQLAHALQDEPVQPLVPLGASGLLQGVQWQVVGYQHRLGTEPDDPDEHFGWDEYLLYNRQRGFSFLVDTTEGWSLVKTVTGTPVLTAGESCATYLGTVYERQYAYKAQTTYVAGEFYWPVERGQATWNQDYAKGKGLLASEKTAREVTWSIGSQVEADTVAKAFGLDRKLLQRGGDAGPVTPKGTGTGCGCATIIVLVILVIILLVVLKACEDDGWRGGGSGYSSSHPSSSNGGWSSGGSHK encoded by the coding sequence TTGGCGTCGCCCTCGCGTTCCTACACGGCCCCCTGCCCCGGCTGCGGTGCGCCGGTCGAGTTCCGCAGCGCCCAGTCGGCGTTCGCGGTCTGCTCCTATTGCCACAGCGCCGTCGTGCGCGACGGCGAGACGCTCTCGCGCATCGGCAAGGTCGCGGAGCTGTTCGAGGACTTCTCGCCGCTGCAGTTGCAGGCCCGCGGCCGCTGGCACGGCCAGGGCTTCACGCTGGTCGGCCGCCTGCAGTACCGCGGCGGCAGCGGCGCCTGGACCGAATGGCACATGCTGTTCGACGACGGCCGCACCGGCTGGCTGGCGGAGGACAACGGCGGCTACGTCATGGCGCAGCCTTACGTGCCACAGCATCCGCTGCCCGAGCCGCGCTTCCTGCGCCTGGACAGCGCCACCGCGATCGACGGCCACAGCTGGCGCGTGGCCGCCACCGAGCAGGCGGCGCTGGTCGCCGCCCAGGGCGAGCTACCCAAGCTGCCGCCGCTGAACCAGCCCTTCCCGGTGGTGGAGCTGCGCAGCACCGACAACGAGGTGCTGTCGATCGATTGGGGCAGCCAGCCGCCGCAGCTGGCGCTGGGCCGCCCGGTGGCGCTGGAGGAATTGCAGCTCACCGGGCTGCGCGAGGACAGCGCGAAAGAGCTGAAGGGCGGCCGCCAGTTCAACTGCCCCCATTGCGGCGCCACCGTCGACGTGCAGCTGGCCGCCACCAGCAAGAGCATCACCTGCCGCTCCTGCAACGCCATCATCGACCTCCTGCAAGGCACCGGCGGCCAGCTGGCGCACGCGCTGCAGGACGAGCCGGTGCAGCCGCTGGTCCCGCTGGGCGCCAGCGGCCTCCTGCAGGGCGTGCAGTGGCAGGTGGTGGGCTACCAGCACCGCCTGGGCACCGAGCCGGACGACCCGGACGAGCATTTCGGCTGGGACGAGTACCTGCTCTACAACCGCCAGCGCGGCTTCAGCTTCCTGGTCGACACCACCGAGGGCTGGAGCCTGGTGAAGACGGTCACCGGCACGCCGGTGCTGACCGCGGGCGAATCGTGCGCCACCTATCTCGGCACCGTCTACGAGCGCCAGTACGCCTACAAGGCCCAGACCACTTACGTGGCCGGCGAGTTCTACTGGCCGGTGGAACGCGGCCAGGCCACCTGGAACCAGGACTACGCCAAGGGCAAGGGCCTGCTCGCGTCGGAGAAGACGGCGCGCGAAGTCACCTGGTCGATCGGCAGCCAGGTGGAAGCCGACACGGTGGCCAAGGCCTTCGGCCTGGACCGCAAGCTGCTGCAGCGCGGCGGCGACGCCGGCCCGGTGACGCCCAAGGGCACGGGCACCGGCTGTGGCTGCGCCACCATCATCGTGCTGGTCATCCTCGTCATCATCCTGCTCGTGGTGCTGAAGGCCTGCGAGGATGATGGCTGGCGCGGCGGCGGCAGCGGCTACAGCTCTTCGCACCCGAGTTCCAGCAACGGCGGCTGGTCCAGCGGGGGCTCGCACAAATGA
- a CDS encoding DUF350 domain-containing protein, with protein sequence MDLDWLKPSAFFGSIVYALIGVVMFWGSFVLIDKLTPYKLWEELVEKHNVALAIVVAAMALGVSIIVAAAVHG encoded by the coding sequence ATGGATCTCGACTGGCTCAAACCGAGCGCCTTCTTCGGCTCCATCGTCTACGCCCTGATCGGCGTGGTGATGTTCTGGGGCAGCTTCGTCCTGATCGACAAGCTCACGCCCTACAAGCTGTGGGAGGAACTGGTGGAGAAGCACAACGTGGCACTGGCCATCGTGGTCGCGGCCATGGCGCTGGGGGTGTCGATCATCGTGGCGGCGGCCGTGCATGGATAG
- a CDS encoding SPFH domain-containing protein, with the protein MGLMDFIKKQFIDVIQWTEDVDGVLSWRFPMAGMEIQYGASLTVRESQMAVFVDEGKIADVFGPGTYTLTTRTIPVLTYLKNWDKLFESPFKSDVYFFSTRQQVDQRWGTPQPITIRDKDFGAVRLRAFGNYAYDIADPRAFHTKISGTRELYTVAELEGQLRGLILQHISDAIAQSGVPFLDLAANQVEFANALLKELGPAFEAIGLKLEAMTVQNLSLPEELQKVLDQRIGMGMVGGDMGKFMQYQTAQAVPELARAAGQGGGGVAGDAMGLGAGLALGQVLAKNLQEGLQQGPAAAVKPEEVMATLEKLGDLKAKGILTQEEFDAKKAELLKKLV; encoded by the coding sequence ATGGGGCTGATGGATTTCATCAAGAAGCAATTCATCGACGTCATCCAGTGGACGGAGGACGTCGATGGCGTGCTGAGCTGGCGCTTCCCGATGGCGGGGATGGAAATCCAGTACGGCGCATCGCTGACCGTGCGCGAGTCGCAGATGGCGGTGTTCGTCGACGAGGGCAAGATCGCCGACGTCTTCGGTCCGGGCACCTACACGCTCACCACGCGCACGATTCCCGTGCTGACTTACCTGAAGAACTGGGACAAGCTGTTCGAGTCGCCGTTCAAGAGCGATGTCTACTTCTTCAGCACGCGCCAGCAGGTCGACCAGCGCTGGGGCACGCCCCAGCCCATCACCATCCGCGACAAGGACTTCGGCGCCGTGCGGCTGCGCGCCTTCGGCAACTACGCCTACGACATCGCCGACCCGCGTGCCTTCCACACCAAGATCTCCGGCACCCGCGAGCTGTACACGGTGGCCGAACTGGAAGGCCAGCTGCGCGGGCTGATCCTGCAGCACATCTCCGACGCCATCGCGCAGAGCGGCGTGCCCTTCCTGGACCTGGCGGCCAACCAGGTGGAATTCGCCAACGCGCTGCTGAAGGAGCTGGGGCCCGCCTTCGAGGCGATCGGCCTCAAGCTCGAGGCGATGACCGTGCAGAACCTGTCGCTGCCCGAGGAACTGCAGAAGGTCCTGGACCAGCGCATCGGCATGGGCATGGTCGGCGGCGACATGGGCAAGTTCATGCAGTACCAGACGGCGCAGGCCGTGCCCGAGCTGGCCCGCGCGGCCGGCCAGGGCGGTGGCGGAGTGGCCGGCGATGCCATGGGCCTGGGCGCCGGCCTGGCGCTGGGCCAGGTGCTGGCGAAGAACCTGCAGGAAGGCCTGCAGCAGGGGCCGGCCGCGGCGGTGAAGCCCGAGGAAGTGATGGCCACCCTCGAAAAGCTCGGCGACCTCAAGGCCAAGGGCATCCTCACGCAGGAAGAGTTCGACGCCAAGAAGGCGGAACTGCTGAAGAAGCTCGTGTAA